One Panicum virgatum strain AP13 chromosome 9K, P.virgatum_v5, whole genome shotgun sequence genomic region harbors:
- the LOC120651760 gene encoding rop guanine nucleotide exchange factor 3-like, whose amino-acid sequence MDRDSSPAVSVSDERSEAGPAGERDGCCSSPSTRSLVDTAGNLSRTASDASTSFSEQCSSVDHSGPFEPAAAVAKLSDRSPASSAAASLSRLSMKPRADVLDRRSTDDEMELVKERFSKLLLGEDMSGGGKGVCTAVAISNAITNLYATVFGSCHKLEPLPAGKKAMWRREMDCLLSVCDYIVEFYPTTQTLPDGTKVEVMATRPRSDIYINLPALEKLDAMLIDILDSFQKAEFWYADAGTRSFGSVTSSSSAMSSSFRKSVHRNEDKWWLPVPCVPDAGLTEKACKDLRKKRDCANQIHKAAVAINSGVLSDMEVPESFMAVLPKSGRASVGDSVYRVMLGADKFSPDFLLDTLDISSEHDALAMADRVEAAMYVWRRKASGSHGKLPWSKVKELAADDDDKNVTLASRAESLLLCLKHRFPGLSQTTLDTSKIQFNKDVGQAILESYSRVLESLAFNIVSWIDDVLFADKSIRKLSDNLKS is encoded by the exons ATGGACAGGGACAGCAGCCCGGCGGTCTCGGTGTCCGACGAGAGATCGGAGGCGGGGCCCGCGGGGGAGCGCGACGGGTGCTGCTCGTCGCCGTCGACGCGGAGCCTGGTGGACACAGCGGGCAACCTCAGCCGCACCGCCTCCGACGCGTCCACGTCCTTCTCGGAGCAGTGCAGCAGCGTCGACCACAGCGGGCCGTTCGagccggccgcggccgtggcCAAGCTGAGCGACCGGtccccggcctcctccgccgccgcgtcgctcaGCCGGCTCAGCATGAAGCCCCGCGCCGACGTGCTCGACCGCCGCTCCACCGACGACG AGATGGAGCTGGTGAAGGAGAGGTTCTCGAAGCTTCTGCTCGGCGAGGACAtgtccggcggcggcaagggcgtCTGCACCGCCGTGGCCATCTCAAACGCCATCACCAACCTCTACG CGACGGTGTTCGGGAGCTGCCACAAGCTGGAGCCGCTGCCGGCGGGGAAGAAGGCGATGTGGAGGAGGGAGATGGACTGCCTCCTCTCCGTCTGCGACTACATCGTCGAGTTCTACCCCACCACGCAGACGCTGCCCGATGGGACCAAAGTTGAG GTCATGGCGACCAGACCAAGATCGGACATTTACATCAACCTGCCCGCGCTCGAGAAGCTCGACGCCATGCTCATT GACATTCTGGACAGCTTCCAGAAGGCGGAGTTCTGGTACGCTGACGCCGGGACGAGGTCGTTCGGCTCGGTcacctcctcgtcgtcggcgaTGTCATCGTCGTTCAGGAAGTCGGTTCACCGGAACGAGGACAAGTGGTGGCTGCCGGTGCCCTGCGTCCCGGACGCCGGCCTCACCGAGAAGGCCTGCAAGGACCTGCGGAAGAAGCGCGACTGCGCCAACCAGATCCACaaggccgccgtcgccatcaACAGCGGCGTCCTCAGCGATATGGAGGTGCCCGAGTCCTTCATGGCCGTGCTCCCAAAG AGTGGGAGGGCAAGCGTGGGGGACTCGGTGTACCGCGTCATGCTGGGCGCGGACAAGTTCTCGCCGGACTTCCTGCTCGACACGCTCGACATCTCGTCGGAGCACGACGCGCTGGCGATGGCCGACCGGGTGGAGGCTGCCATGTACGTGTGGCGGCGCAAGGCTAGCGGGAGCCATGGCAAGCTGCCATGGAGCAAGGTCAAGGAGCTcgcggccgacgacgacgacaagaacgTGACGCTGGCGAGCAGGGCCGAGAGCCTCCTACTCTGCCTGAAGCACCGATTCCCCGGCTTGTCGCAGACCACCCTGGACACGAGCAAGATCCAGTTCAACAAG GATGTTGGTCAAGCAATCCTGGAGAGCTACTCGAGGGTGTTGGAGAGCTTGGCTTTCAACATTGTTTCATGGATCGATGATGTTCTTTTCGCCGACAAGTCGATTAGGAAACTGAGTGATAACCTCAAGTCCTGA